Genomic window (Marmota flaviventris isolate mMarFla1 chromosome X, mMarFla1.hap1, whole genome shotgun sequence):
AATGCTAGgcataaaataacaaatgtttataATTCTACAGGCATCCAAAAGTTCCCTTCatattcattttgattcattaaagaataatggaaatataggaacacatacacacaaaattattATGCAATTGTCTTATTTTTATAAGATAATATTCCACTCTGGtagccttttgttttgtttttggttgtaaaattaatttaagtAGCCCATTACCTTTTATATCAAATATGCCTTTTGATGTTTGCTGttgtagcaaaaaaaaagagagagagagaaatctaaaaaaggtaaaaagcaaaagaaaaacattcaagacaaatgaaataattcattctGTATAAAATGTGGTGTTTCAAATTCAGGATAATTTAATAACTCTTGGTTATTTCATATGCATCTGGAAATGGGACAGATACACGTCCTGTTCCTGTCACAAGAGGCAGAATTCCAGCATTTGGTACAACGTTCCAAGATAAGGTCAAAGTGACATTCCTGTTTCCCTTGAGACCATTTCCatcatcaaagaaaaaatattttgtcttcatgtCTTTCAATAGCAGCTTCGGATTATCACCTCTCAGAACAATCTTGTCCCAAAGGACCACTTGATTCACAGCATTATTTTTTGTTGAATATTCCGctgataaataaacaaacagctgCTTAACATTCCAATCGAAAGTATTCTCCAGATCCGCAGTGATATGAAATGTAATGAATCCCAGATCACTTCTTTTTCTGGGTCCAGTGAAGTCTTCTACGTTTTTCAGCAGGATCCGCGAAACGTGCAAACGCACCGGGGCGCTCCTGTCTTTGAATGCTGTGGTGATGAAGCAGCCCAAGGTGAGCGCCGCCATCACGCTCAGTGAGAAAGCGAACAGTGAGTTCGCCCGCGATAATATCGAGTTCATCTCGACCTTCTCCCACGACCCTGTCTCCACAGGCACACCAGGGGTCTGGGCTCTGGTTCCCCCTGCGCACTTGCTCCTTGTGATTTTAGCTGACTGCTAGGCAGGCGTTCCCTGAGCGTGCGCCAACCacgatttcttttttttccaagtcaCTAGTTTACAGTACAAGCACTGTTCAATGTATTTAGAATGTCAGCGGCGCTTAGTATAACTGATGTCAGAAAACACCAACTCTATTTCTCCATGTGGCTGAACGAGCCCAGGGATCCTTTTTGATTCTGCCTTATTCCCACAAGGACACACAGCCACTGGAGGTACAGATTGCCTTATCTCCGGACACGCCCTGTCTAGGTGCATTTCCTCTCTGCACACGCCACTGGTCCTATCCACCCCATTCCCTCCCCTGAACTTCAGCAATATTCAAATGATTGTTTGCACAGGCTATTTTGTAGTCCATTCTCCACACAGCAACCAGAGTTACCTTTTGACAAGAATCAGATTCTTTCactcccaaactctaacccttcaCACTCAGAATAAAACCCAAACTCCCTTTGTGGACCAAACCCTAAAGCTCCTGTTTGCCCTTTGCACCTCACCGCCCACTAGTCTACATATTGTCTGCCAGGCTGCCAACACTGAATTTTTCCTCTGTTTCTTGATCAGCTGATGTCCACAAACAGCGCAGGGACACTGATGAATTACTGATTCATGCCTGGCTTCTTCTTGTCCTTTGGACTCAGCTCAAATACCACTTTCTGAGAAGGAGCTTCACTGACAACCCCATCTATCATAATCCCTGTTCCCTGATTTTCTACTCTATTTATGTGTATTATTATCTTCAAATCACAAATCACCATATGACATTGttctttttaatgatttgttTTCCTGCTAATTGTCACTATTCCCAAATTAGAATGTTAGCTCCAGAGATTCTGCCTATCTTGTTCTTTGCTCTGTTTCCCTAGTGCCTAGATCCTAGTCTCATATATGAATTACTGAATAAATATTACTTAATTGAAGGAAATTTTACCAATTTGATACACCAGAGAATACACAGACATTTAAAGCCAAGAAATAGGAGTAACCAACAATGGAATTAGACATCAAAGGATTCAAAAATTTAGCAGAACTTGTTACAAATTCACAAAAGTGCTTTCAAACCTGGATGAATACTGGAAACAACTAGAGAAATTACTCAAAATATGGACATGTCCATCCAACCTTCCTGGTTTTGAATCAGCAGACATAGGGTGGACCCAAATATGTGCTATTTTAATAAGCAACAATTGATGATTTTGATGAAGTGATTCATGGACCACACTTTCAAAAATGCTGATCTCAATAGCTCACATTTGagtgctattattttattaagtacTATTGCATAGTTATGGGACATCTGGAgtgtttgttaatttatttacttgaaaGTTCATAAACCACACTTAGACCACACATTTCTTTCCTACATGGGATCATACTTATCATCAGAGTATTCCTGATGATCAGAAAGATCTTATATAGAGGAGGTTAGTGTAGGGTAGCATCTTACCAAAGTGTTCCCATGGTGGGACACTGATCTCTCCAGGAATCTGTCCAGCAGACTCAACatcatatttgtttttctctataagCTCCTGGCTCTGGAGTACAGAGTGCACACCATTCTCTAATGTTAAACTAGAAGAATaagtaaagggaaagaaaacacatagaatagagaaaaaataagaggatGTTGTCTTGCCTTTCCTAACTCA
Coding sequences:
- the LOC114092140 gene encoding signal peptidase complex subunit 3-like — translated: MNSILSRANSLFAFSLSVMAALTLGCFITTAFKDRSAPVRLHVSRILLKNVEDFTGPRKRSDLGFITFHITADLENTFDWNVKQLFVYLSAEYSTKNNAVNQVVLWDKIVLRGDNPKLLLKDMKTKYFFFDDGNGLKGNRNVTLTLSWNVVPNAGILPLVTGTGRVSVPFPDAYEITKSY